In Gimesia benthica, a single window of DNA contains:
- a CDS encoding glutamine synthetase III family protein produces MNYKEEPTAQLFNANVFSKSVMKKRLPKEVYKKLVKTIEAGEKLDCSTADVVASAIKDWAIEKGATHYAHVFYPLTGSTAEKHDSFLSPDGDGGAIAEFSGSQLIQGEPDGSSFPTGGIRVTFEARGYTIWDVTSPAYILENTNGTTLCIPTAFVSWTGEALDKKTPVLRSMQALNVQAQRILKLFGHTDGSLVSSTAGPEQEYFLIDKNFYYARPDLLNAGRTLFGAKPPKGQEFDDHYFGAIPDRVLSFMFEAERELFKLGIPVKTRHNEVAPGQFEIAPLFESANIATDHQQLLMTTLRRTAEKHGMVCLTHEKPFAGVNGSGKHVNWSMGSSSQGNLLDPGDTPHENAQFLLFCGAVIRAVHKFQGLLRSVVASASNDHRLGANEAPPAIISVFLGDQLTDVFEQIKAGGANSSIPKGTLTVGVDVLPPLPKDAGDRNRTSPFAFTGNRFEFRAVGSNQSIAGPLVAMNTIVAESLDYCATKLEEATGGDPAKLNSALQTLLTEIMNEHGAVIFNGDGYSDEWHAEAEKRGLLNLKTTADALPILQTEEVKELFTKYSVLSERELESRLEIYLEQYVMSIKVEYNLTLKMAKTMIFPAVIRYQGELVSNCASLKMLDYEFDTKTLDKVTALVKALQDSIGELEAAGAENGSEDLLAEANYYCHTILPLMNKVREYADELEGIVADDLWPLPTYQEMLFIK; encoded by the coding sequence ATGAACTACAAAGAAGAACCCACCGCACAACTTTTCAATGCCAACGTCTTCTCCAAGTCAGTTATGAAAAAACGACTGCCGAAAGAAGTCTACAAGAAACTGGTCAAAACCATCGAAGCTGGTGAGAAACTGGACTGCTCGACTGCAGACGTTGTTGCTTCCGCTATCAAAGACTGGGCCATCGAAAAAGGTGCCACTCACTACGCACACGTTTTCTACCCCCTGACCGGTTCCACCGCAGAAAAGCACGACAGCTTCCTCTCTCCCGATGGAGACGGCGGTGCGATTGCTGAATTCAGCGGTTCACAGCTGATCCAGGGTGAGCCCGATGGTTCGAGCTTCCCGACCGGTGGTATCCGCGTGACATTCGAAGCCCGTGGTTACACCATCTGGGACGTCACCAGCCCCGCTTACATTCTGGAAAACACCAACGGAACCACTCTGTGCATTCCAACGGCTTTCGTTTCCTGGACCGGAGAAGCTCTCGACAAAAAAACTCCCGTGCTGCGTTCGATGCAGGCTCTGAACGTCCAGGCACAGCGGATTCTGAAGCTGTTCGGTCACACTGACGGCAGCCTGGTTTCTTCTACCGCCGGTCCGGAACAGGAATACTTCCTGATCGACAAGAACTTCTACTACGCCCGTCCCGACCTGCTCAACGCTGGTCGTACCCTGTTTGGCGCCAAGCCTCCCAAGGGACAGGAATTTGACGATCACTACTTCGGTGCCATCCCCGACCGTGTTCTGTCTTTCATGTTTGAAGCCGAACGCGAACTGTTCAAACTGGGGATTCCCGTTAAAACCCGTCACAACGAAGTGGCACCGGGTCAGTTCGAAATTGCACCGCTGTTTGAATCTGCCAACATCGCAACCGACCATCAGCAGCTGCTGATGACCACACTGCGTCGCACTGCAGAAAAACATGGCATGGTCTGTCTGACTCACGAAAAGCCTTTCGCTGGCGTGAACGGTTCAGGGAAACACGTCAACTGGTCAATGGGTAGTTCCTCTCAGGGCAACCTGCTTGATCCCGGCGATACTCCTCACGAAAACGCCCAGTTCCTGCTGTTCTGTGGTGCCGTCATCCGTGCGGTTCACAAGTTCCAGGGCCTGCTGCGATCCGTCGTTGCATCCGCCAGTAACGACCATCGTCTGGGTGCTAACGAAGCACCTCCAGCCATCATTTCAGTCTTCCTGGGTGATCAGCTGACTGACGTCTTCGAACAGATCAAAGCCGGTGGTGCTAACTCTTCAATTCCGAAGGGCACACTGACCGTCGGCGTCGATGTACTGCCTCCGCTGCCGAAAGATGCGGGCGACCGTAACCGAACCAGCCCGTTCGCCTTCACCGGTAACCGGTTTGAATTCCGTGCTGTTGGTTCTAATCAGTCTATCGCCGGTCCGCTGGTTGCGATGAACACCATCGTCGCTGAATCACTGGATTACTGTGCGACCAAACTGGAAGAAGCCACCGGTGGCGATCCTGCCAAACTGAACTCTGCCCTGCAGACACTGCTGACCGAGATCATGAACGAACATGGTGCCGTCATTTTCAATGGCGACGGTTACAGTGACGAATGGCACGCTGAAGCGGAAAAACGGGGTCTGCTGAACCTCAAAACCACCGCAGACGCTCTGCCGATTCTGCAGACAGAAGAAGTCAAAGAACTGTTTACCAAGTACAGCGTCCTGTCGGAACGCGAACTGGAAAGCCGTCTGGAAATTTACCTTGAGCAGTACGTCATGTCGATCAAGGTCGAGTACAACCTGACACTGAAGATGGCCAAGACCATGATCTTCCCGGCTGTCATCCGTTACCAGGGCGAACTGGTTTCCAACTGTGCCAGCCTGAAAATGCTGGACTACGAGTTCGACACCAAGACCCTGGACAAGGTAACTGCACTGGTGAAAGCACTGCAGGACAGTATTGGCGAACTGGAAGCCGCTGGTGCCGAAAACGGATCAGAAGATCTGCTGGCCGAAGCGAACTACTACTGCCATACGATTCTGCCGCTGATGAACAAAGTCCGCGAATATGCAGACGAACTGGAAGGTATTGTGGCCGACGATCTGTGGCCGCTGCCAACCTACCAGGAAATGCTGTTCATCAAATAA
- a CDS encoding endonuclease/exonuclease/phosphatase family protein — protein sequence MTEPESQPFSRPDSTLDRVVARITAAITLLLWIGLSICYAWQPDACAAVTVYPSWCWFVCGVGLALMLLRAKRGRFALASIGLWLLFLVVFADTPLSLWRGLWKSADPAWRTQAGDQVPLRVISLNAHGSSRAVAALEQYEADLILIQETPGVIQLRDISQPLLGEDAGLLAGVDSSILSRTPIQPLASTVSFLIGKVRLQTGREIAVVSLRLTPPPFRSDLWNPDCWRAYRDQRILQRDELRTLSRRLAELPADLPLIVGGDFNVNPRDPIFRELPPQLRDAFTSAGAGWGCTITNAVPFLRIDQVRCDTHYQPVRVVAQRAVDTDHRAVIVDLLLD from the coding sequence ATGACTGAACCCGAGTCGCAACCTTTTTCTCGCCCTGACAGCACGTTGGATCGGGTTGTCGCGCGGATCACCGCTGCCATCACGCTACTGTTGTGGATCGGACTCAGTATCTGTTATGCCTGGCAACCGGATGCGTGTGCTGCGGTAACCGTTTATCCGAGCTGGTGCTGGTTTGTCTGTGGTGTGGGACTGGCGCTGATGTTGTTACGGGCGAAGCGCGGACGTTTCGCCCTGGCTTCGATCGGGCTCTGGTTGCTGTTCCTGGTGGTGTTTGCGGATACGCCGCTCAGTCTGTGGCGGGGGCTGTGGAAGAGTGCTGATCCGGCCTGGCGCACACAGGCGGGAGATCAGGTTCCGTTGCGGGTTATCTCACTCAATGCGCATGGCAGCAGTCGCGCGGTGGCGGCACTCGAACAATATGAGGCGGACCTGATTCTGATCCAGGAAACGCCGGGTGTGATTCAACTCCGCGACATCAGCCAGCCGCTCCTGGGAGAGGATGCAGGCCTGCTGGCGGGTGTGGATTCTTCGATTTTGAGTCGCACGCCGATCCAGCCGCTGGCATCGACGGTCAGCTTTCTGATCGGCAAAGTGCGTCTGCAGACCGGTCGCGAGATCGCCGTGGTTTCGCTGCGACTCACACCGCCTCCGTTTCGGTCGGATTTGTGGAACCCGGACTGCTGGCGTGCGTATCGCGATCAGCGAATTCTGCAGCGGGACGAACTGCGTACACTCAGTCGACGACTCGCAGAGCTACCTGCAGACCTGCCATTGATCGTGGGTGGGGACTTCAACGTCAACCCGCGGGATCCGATCTTCCGGGAACTGCCTCCTCAGCTGCGTGATGCTTTTACGAGCGCAGGAGCGGGCTGGGGCTGCACGATTACCAACGCGGTCCCCTTCCTGCGGATTGACCAGGTACGGTGCGACACTCACTATCAGCCGGTCCGCGTCGTAGCCCAGCGAGCCGTAGACACGGACCACCGGGCTGTGATCGTGGATCTACTGTTGGATTGA
- a CDS encoding phospholipase D-like domain-containing protein: MSRSSSASSVLSSFLVPASEHRCIPLSEGLSAFDCRKRLIRQAQHRIWFSTFLWRNDRAGNFLVNELERRAREGVEVRILLDHWVTLQSEDSILPRLRQLAASSEVEVRLFNPVVEKMEPGDVEVMWAGALSGETLNRRMHGKIALFDDACVIVGGRNLGDEYFDMHRFRCFTDTEILVSGPVVPEAHDAFARFWDHDLSVNLLDFATEQDDAPAQSDTNTMADLPEPFSTIAAERCPDYTARLFEPRSIEFCYDQPQVDTRLPDETGNWLEEALASARKSIHLTSPITIFPLAWFERLEKLRAQNAGFLLSIVTNSLVSTDNLYTYAAGLKQRKKLINRFQAYLHEIRAVPEDVAEVIPSFPQLSDENQKTDEQPASGFGANPFECEQLHTTLHCKYFIIDGTTTLLGSPNLDPRSLYINTELLLRIEDEALSQYYLEHHNRLRYNTNSWIVARRPDETLWTRLTGLISFQQPRDDAIGAHRPGYCFTPGEGTVKEIPDPLAADFYERYQACGVYPGINDSDEKVELFLTENLSYLFRDSL; the protein is encoded by the coding sequence ATGAGTCGAAGCAGTTCGGCCTCTTCCGTGCTTTCCTCTTTTCTGGTTCCCGCCAGCGAGCATCGATGTATACCGCTGAGCGAAGGTCTTTCCGCATTTGACTGCCGCAAACGACTGATCCGACAGGCGCAGCATCGCATCTGGTTCAGTACCTTCCTCTGGCGGAATGACCGGGCGGGAAACTTCCTGGTCAACGAACTCGAACGCCGTGCCCGGGAAGGTGTGGAAGTACGAATTCTGCTCGACCACTGGGTTACTCTGCAATCAGAAGACTCAATTTTACCACGTCTGCGTCAGCTCGCGGCTTCGAGTGAGGTTGAAGTACGGTTGTTTAATCCCGTCGTAGAGAAGATGGAACCCGGCGATGTGGAAGTCATGTGGGCCGGTGCGCTTTCGGGAGAAACGTTGAACCGCCGGATGCATGGTAAAATCGCCTTGTTTGACGATGCCTGCGTCATCGTGGGGGGCCGCAATCTGGGTGATGAGTATTTTGACATGCACCGTTTCCGCTGTTTTACCGATACGGAAATTCTGGTCAGCGGTCCCGTCGTCCCCGAAGCACACGACGCGTTTGCACGTTTCTGGGATCACGATCTGAGTGTGAACCTGCTGGATTTCGCAACGGAGCAAGACGATGCCCCGGCACAGTCAGATACAAATACCATGGCCGATTTGCCGGAGCCGTTTTCGACCATCGCAGCAGAGCGTTGCCCAGACTATACCGCACGCCTCTTTGAGCCCCGCTCGATCGAATTCTGTTATGATCAGCCTCAAGTCGACACGCGGTTACCGGACGAAACCGGGAACTGGCTGGAAGAGGCCCTGGCTTCAGCCCGGAAAAGTATCCATCTCACTTCGCCGATTACGATCTTTCCTCTTGCATGGTTCGAGCGACTGGAAAAACTGCGCGCGCAAAACGCCGGCTTTCTGCTCTCGATTGTTACAAACAGCCTGGTTTCCACAGACAACCTTTACACTTATGCGGCAGGACTCAAACAACGAAAAAAGCTGATCAACCGGTTCCAAGCGTATCTACATGAAATTCGTGCAGTTCCCGAAGATGTGGCCGAAGTCATTCCCAGCTTTCCACAACTCTCGGATGAGAATCAGAAAACGGACGAACAGCCGGCTTCCGGCTTTGGGGCGAATCCCTTTGAGTGTGAGCAACTCCACACGACCCTGCACTGCAAGTATTTCATCATTGATGGCACAACGACACTGCTCGGCTCACCCAATCTGGATCCCCGTTCGCTGTACATCAACACGGAACTGCTGCTGCGGATCGAAGATGAAGCACTTAGCCAGTATTACCTGGAGCACCACAATCGGTTGCGGTATAACACGAACAGCTGGATCGTCGCCCGTCGGCCGGACGAAACGCTCTGGACCCGCTTAACGGGCCTGATTTCGTTCCAGCAGCCACGCGATGACGCCATCGGAGCGCATCGACCCGGCTACTGCTTCACCCCCGGGGAAGGCACCGTCAAAGAAATCCCCGATCCCCTGGCTGCCGATTTCTACGAACGCTACCAGGCCTGCGGCGTCTATCCGGGAATCAACGATTCCGACGAAAAAGTGGAACTCTTCCTGACCGAGAATCTGTCCTATCTGTTTCGCGATTCGCTCTGA
- a CDS encoding endonuclease/exonuclease/phosphatase family protein: MPSIERDNVQRDSLRFVSYNIHSCRSARLEPSLDEVVNVLGDAQPDVVALQEVDVDCPRTDQIHQAEEIGRQLQMTPHFFSLVDWAQFQSRHEKQGRYGLAFLSRKDLRLIDSREFHLPLLSPLSEPRGVFQIQAEWQGKSISILNTHLSVHRRENLLQMQALCELIQQTGTEHEASILLGDFNTTGRSRAIRRLRTLMSECIPTGKPRATFPSRFPLLQLDRIFTGGALEPQPSQILTSPGARRASDHFPVKVELEL; encoded by the coding sequence GTGCCCTCCATTGAAAGGGACAATGTGCAGAGAGACTCACTCCGCTTTGTGTCATACAATATTCATTCGTGCCGCTCAGCCAGACTGGAACCTTCTCTGGATGAGGTGGTGAATGTGCTTGGTGATGCTCAGCCGGACGTGGTCGCTCTGCAGGAAGTTGATGTCGACTGCCCCCGCACAGATCAAATCCATCAGGCGGAGGAGATCGGTCGACAACTGCAGATGACGCCGCACTTCTTCAGTCTGGTGGACTGGGCCCAGTTTCAAAGTCGACATGAAAAGCAGGGACGCTACGGATTGGCTTTTCTGTCGCGGAAAGACTTACGGCTGATCGATTCCCGGGAGTTTCACCTGCCCCTGCTGAGTCCGTTAAGCGAGCCGCGGGGTGTCTTTCAAATCCAGGCAGAGTGGCAGGGGAAATCCATCTCGATCCTGAACACGCATTTAAGCGTGCACCGCCGGGAAAATCTGCTCCAGATGCAAGCCTTGTGTGAGTTGATTCAGCAGACCGGTACCGAACACGAGGCATCGATCCTGCTGGGGGACTTTAACACAACCGGGCGGTCGCGGGCGATCAGAAGGCTTCGCACCCTGATGTCAGAGTGCATTCCGACAGGAAAGCCGCGTGCCACTTTCCCCAGCCGTTTTCCATTGCTACAATTAGATCGTATTTTTACGGGCGGGGCTCTGGAACCTCAACCCAGCCAGATACTCACCTCGCCGGGTGCGCGTCGAGCCTCTGATCATTTTCCTGTCAAAGTGGAATTAGAACTTTAA
- a CDS encoding sll1863 family stress response protein has product MKYVTPCCLCLSLFLVACANEDTSETVVVKKPVADPVTEEDVSKEFGEAFETTKKFTQQKHDEYAAKLDKQLRELNVKIDQLQEKGSDLKDDAKVKWNEQMDELKVQRDHVSEKLEEFNNASADAWEGLKQDLDTAWENLENSFDNAENEIDEEV; this is encoded by the coding sequence ATGAAATATGTAACCCCCTGTTGTCTCTGTCTCAGTCTGTTCCTGGTCGCCTGTGCGAACGAGGATACCTCTGAAACGGTCGTCGTGAAAAAACCGGTTGCTGACCCGGTAACCGAAGAGGACGTTTCTAAGGAATTCGGCGAAGCCTTCGAAACCACTAAAAAGTTCACCCAGCAGAAACACGACGAGTACGCGGCCAAGCTGGATAAGCAGCTCAGAGAACTGAACGTCAAGATCGATCAACTGCAGGAAAAAGGCAGCGATCTGAAAGATGACGCGAAAGTCAAATGGAATGAGCAGATGGACGAATTGAAAGTCCAGCGCGACCACGTAAGTGAGAAACTCGAAGAGTTTAACAATGCCTCTGCCGATGCCTGGGAAGGTCTCAAACAGGATCTGGACACCGCCTGGGAAAATCTGGAGAACTCCTTCGATAATGCTGAAAATGAAATCGACGAGGAAGTTTAA
- a CDS encoding excinuclease ABC subunit UvrC, whose product MSDSDPQSPEETPTVETTSASSGETPQTPHEKVRTFPTTPGVYLMKDAQGRVIYVGKAVNLKSRASSYFTQAAAVERRTAELVTEIADIDYLETETEVDALLLEARLIKDIRPRFNSELKDDKTFPYLEITTREDFPRVEFTRTPQSKGTKLYGPFTNAKQLRGAITVLQKIFRFRNCSLDIDEGDEKWRWFRPCLLHSINQCTAPCNLRISKEDYRKDINKLKLFLDGKKDRLLKEMRKEMLAASEQRLYEKAARLRDEIELLDNINLRGNLEDHAQPEVFYIDPKKGMQGLKKVFGLAELPRRIEGVDIAHLQGGETVASLVQFIDGLPFKHGYKRFKIRTVKGIDDFASIREVVSRRIRRLHQEGESFPDILLIDGGKGQLNAAMTAMRELGVEPPFTISLAKREEEVYVPGEVEPRRLSRHSYGLRLLQYVRDESHRFAQHYHHLLRKKSHFDE is encoded by the coding sequence GTGTCTGATTCAGACCCTCAGTCTCCAGAAGAAACTCCCACCGTCGAAACGACGTCCGCGTCGAGCGGGGAGACTCCGCAGACACCCCACGAGAAAGTACGAACGTTTCCGACCACGCCCGGCGTGTACCTGATGAAGGATGCGCAAGGCCGCGTGATTTATGTGGGGAAAGCGGTGAACCTCAAAAGCCGCGCGTCGAGTTATTTCACCCAGGCAGCTGCGGTCGAACGCAGGACGGCGGAACTCGTAACCGAAATCGCGGACATCGATTATCTGGAGACCGAGACCGAGGTCGACGCCCTGCTGCTCGAAGCGCGGCTGATCAAGGATATTCGCCCCCGCTTCAATTCCGAACTGAAAGATGACAAGACGTTTCCCTACCTGGAGATCACCACCCGCGAAGATTTTCCCCGCGTCGAGTTCACCCGCACACCGCAGAGCAAAGGGACGAAGCTCTACGGCCCCTTCACCAACGCGAAACAGCTGCGGGGGGCGATCACGGTGCTGCAGAAGATCTTCCGGTTCCGCAACTGTTCGCTGGACATCGATGAGGGGGACGAGAAGTGGCGCTGGTTCCGTCCCTGCCTGCTGCACAGCATCAACCAGTGCACGGCGCCCTGCAATCTGCGGATCAGCAAAGAGGACTACCGCAAGGACATCAACAAGCTGAAGCTGTTCCTGGACGGCAAGAAGGACCGGCTGCTGAAAGAGATGCGGAAGGAGATGCTGGCGGCGTCCGAACAGCGACTCTACGAAAAAGCGGCCCGGCTGCGGGATGAAATCGAGCTGCTGGACAACATCAACCTGCGGGGCAACCTGGAAGACCATGCGCAACCCGAGGTGTTTTACATCGACCCGAAGAAAGGCATGCAGGGGTTGAAGAAAGTCTTCGGCCTGGCTGAACTGCCGCGACGGATCGAGGGGGTCGACATCGCACATCTGCAGGGGGGCGAAACGGTGGCCAGCCTGGTGCAGTTCATCGACGGCCTCCCCTTCAAGCATGGTTATAAGCGGTTCAAGATTCGCACCGTCAAAGGGATCGACGACTTCGCCTCGATCCGCGAAGTGGTCAGCCGACGCATCCGGCGACTGCACCAGGAGGGGGAATCGTTCCCCGACATCCTGCTGATTGACGGCGGCAAAGGTCAGCTCAACGCCGCGATGACCGCGATGCGCGAACTGGGGGTCGAGCCCCCGTTCACAATCTCCCTGGCCAAGCGCGAAGAAGAGGTCTACGTCCCGGGCGAAGTCGAACCCCGCCGCCTGAGCCGGCATTCCTACGGTTTAAGACTGCTGCAATACGTGCGCGATGAATCGCACCGGTTTGCCCAGCATTACCATCATCTGCTGCGGAAGAAATCGCACTTTGATGAGTGA
- a CDS encoding SMI1/KNR4 family protein produces the protein MIAESISLPEDAFVFADRYGEQILFFRLAEKKKGPVYKWSDEEPEQFLKVFNSFGEFLEEELTAHEMQAGD, from the coding sequence CTGATTGCCGAATCAATTTCACTCCCTGAAGATGCCTTCGTCTTTGCCGACCGGTATGGCGAACAGATCCTCTTCTTTCGACTGGCTGAAAAAAAGAAGGGACCCGTTTATAAATGGAGCGATGAGGAACCAGAGCAGTTTTTAAAAGTGTTCAATTCATTCGGAGAATTTCTCGAAGAAGAACTGACAGCTCATGAAATGCAGGCGGGCGACTGA
- a CDS encoding potassium channel family protein — protein sequence MTEPESHISTAGNQRRPRHSGPFRKIITGISLFFAICLIAVIGYVAAGWKLEDSIYMVIITIFGVGYGEVQPVESSALRALTIMVIIAGYGAVIYTIGGFMQMLIDGEINRALGARKMAKEIERMQGHTIICGIGRMGSILARNLFAAGKPFVVIDCDERRLKAAEEQGYWVIYGDASEETTLEQAGIARAAVLATVLSEDATNVFVTITAREMNADLMIIARGENPKTEKKLLGCGANRVVLPTAIGASKVAQLIMRPTAENMLEELTSEGAIKDELGHFGLQFEELQVTAGSAFVNKTLEKIEVRSERGYLVVAIRRANGDVEKDLTPDTTLQEGDTVIVLVHDTDVPRMTEKFASKGIKIRYRGATAEI from the coding sequence ATGACGGAACCTGAATCACATATCTCGACCGCAGGGAATCAGCGCCGACCTCGACACTCGGGTCCGTTCCGCAAAATTATCACGGGGATCTCGCTGTTCTTCGCAATCTGTTTGATTGCTGTCATCGGCTATGTTGCTGCAGGCTGGAAACTCGAAGACTCAATCTACATGGTGATCATCACGATCTTCGGCGTCGGCTACGGCGAAGTGCAGCCGGTGGAATCATCGGCACTGCGCGCGTTGACCATCATGGTGATCATTGCCGGCTATGGCGCGGTGATCTATACAATCGGCGGTTTCATGCAGATGCTGATTGACGGTGAAATCAACCGGGCACTGGGAGCGAGAAAAATGGCGAAAGAAATTGAACGCATGCAGGGCCACACGATCATCTGCGGCATCGGTCGCATGGGATCGATTCTGGCCAGAAACCTGTTCGCCGCGGGAAAACCATTTGTGGTGATCGACTGTGACGAACGTCGTCTCAAGGCGGCTGAGGAACAGGGCTACTGGGTCATCTACGGCGACGCTTCGGAAGAAACGACGCTGGAACAGGCGGGCATCGCTCGCGCTGCGGTGCTGGCAACAGTACTTTCGGAAGATGCGACCAACGTATTTGTAACGATCACCGCCCGCGAGATGAATGCGGACCTGATGATCATCGCCCGGGGTGAAAATCCGAAAACCGAAAAGAAACTGCTGGGCTGTGGTGCCAACCGGGTCGTGCTGCCCACCGCGATCGGGGCAAGCAAGGTTGCGCAACTGATCATGCGACCCACCGCGGAAAATATGCTGGAAGAACTGACCAGCGAAGGCGCCATCAAAGATGAACTGGGGCACTTCGGTCTCCAGTTTGAAGAACTCCAGGTCACCGCCGGTTCCGCGTTTGTGAATAAGACGCTGGAAAAGATTGAGGTCCGCAGTGAACGAGGCTACCTGGTGGTTGCCATCCGCCGGGCCAACGGTGATGTAGAAAAAGATCTCACGCCGGATACGACACTGCAGGAAGGGGATACCGTCATCGTTTTAGTGCACGATACCGACGTGCCCCGCATGACAGAGAAGTTCGCTTCGAAGGGAATCAAGATCCGCTATCGAGGTGCGACCGCGGAGATTTGA